Proteins encoded together in one Labrus mixtus chromosome 18, fLabMix1.1, whole genome shotgun sequence window:
- the LOC132993472 gene encoding zinc finger protein 394-like: MLKELFGKWIQPKGKSIQEVSEITILQQYLRMLSPELQVSIKEHDTDSATGATKLADVFVAARKNGQPWSYNAWRMTKDSHKPAQQFQHGEASSAGVPVTGYQEPQDYTICSSNG, from the exons ATGCTCAAGGAGCTCTTTGGGAAATGGATCCAGCCAAAAGGTAAAAGCATCCAAGAAGTAAGTGAAATAACCATCCTACAACAATATTTGAGAATGTTGTCCCCTGAGCTTCAGGTATCAATCAAAGAGCATGACACAGATTCGGCAACGGGGGCTACCAAGCTGGCCGATGTCTTTGTGGCTGCACGGAAAAATGGTCAACCATGGAGCTACAATGCATGGAGGATGACAAAGGACAGCCACAAACCAGCCCAACAGTTCCAACACGGGGAAGCATCCAGTGCGG GTGTACCAGTTACTGGGTATCAGGAGCCTCAGGACTACACCATATGTTCCTCAAACGGATGA